Proteins from a genomic interval of Kaistia defluvii:
- a CDS encoding MgtC/SapB family protein — protein MRFIEVFEFWPFLDTVVSLTAAFIFGTAVGAERQYRQRTAGLRTNVLVAVGAAAFVDLAMAITGPAEAVRVISYVVSGVGFLGAGAIMREGMNVRGLNTAATLWCAAAIGACAGADMIAHAALVTVFVIAGNTLLRPLVNAINRIPLNEEASEATYEVTVTVRDSDLPRLRTIVADMLEKAHYPAGDLEVVDRGENLAEIVATLVNTAVNAAEMDAVARRIGSLPGVIHASWAISTKD, from the coding sequence GTGCGTTTCATTGAAGTCTTCGAGTTCTGGCCCTTCCTGGATACCGTGGTCAGCCTGACGGCCGCCTTCATCTTCGGTACGGCGGTCGGCGCCGAGCGCCAGTATCGCCAGCGCACCGCCGGATTGCGGACCAACGTGCTGGTCGCGGTCGGCGCGGCCGCCTTCGTCGATCTCGCCATGGCGATCACCGGCCCGGCGGAAGCGGTCCGCGTCATCTCCTATGTCGTTTCCGGTGTCGGCTTTCTCGGAGCCGGCGCGATCATGCGCGAGGGCATGAACGTCCGGGGCCTCAACACAGCCGCGACGCTCTGGTGCGCGGCGGCGATCGGCGCCTGCGCCGGCGCCGACATGATCGCGCATGCGGCCCTGGTGACGGTGTTCGTCATCGCCGGCAACACGCTGCTGCGGCCCTTGGTCAACGCGATCAACCGCATTCCGCTCAACGAGGAGGCCTCCGAGGCGACCTATGAGGTGACCGTGACGGTGCGCGACAGCGACCTGCCGCGGCTGCGCACCATCGTCGCCGACATGCTCGAAAAGGCGCACTATCCGGCCGGCGATCTCGAAGTCGTCGATCGCGGCGAGAACCTCGCTGAAATCGTCGCGACGCTGGTCAACACCGCCGTCAATGCCGCGGAGATGGACGCCGTGGCCCGCCGGATCGGCAGCCTGCCCGGCGTCATCCACGCCTCCTGGGCGATCAGCACCAAGGACTGA
- a CDS encoding SDR family NAD(P)-dependent oxidoreductase, producing the protein MPHPALAPNHVAVITGGASGIGLAAARKFLALGMKVAIADYRQDALDAAAAELGPDVLAVRTNVASRDDIERLKDAVYQRFGKVNVLMNNAGTDGAGPVLGSFENWERVIGTNLFGVVHGMQVFVPEMLKGTEPGLVINTGSKQGITTPPGDAGYNVSKAGVKVATEALAHELRNIEGAKVTAHLLIPGFVWSYLTKGDRTEKPAAAWTPEQTVDFMIASLDRGDFYILCPDNDVDRATDEKRILWAAGDIVENRPPLSRWHKDFGDKFKAFLKG; encoded by the coding sequence ATGCCCCATCCTGCGCTCGCCCCGAACCATGTCGCCGTGATCACCGGCGGCGCCTCCGGCATCGGCCTCGCCGCCGCCAGGAAGTTCCTGGCGCTGGGCATGAAGGTGGCCATCGCCGATTATCGCCAGGACGCGCTCGACGCGGCAGCGGCAGAACTCGGCCCCGACGTTCTGGCGGTCCGCACCAATGTCGCCAGCCGCGACGACATCGAGCGCCTGAAGGACGCGGTCTACCAGCGCTTCGGCAAGGTCAACGTGCTGATGAACAATGCCGGCACCGACGGCGCAGGCCCGGTGCTCGGTTCGTTCGAAAACTGGGAGCGCGTGATCGGCACCAATCTGTTCGGCGTCGTGCACGGCATGCAGGTGTTCGTGCCCGAGATGCTGAAAGGCACGGAGCCCGGGCTGGTGATCAACACCGGCTCCAAGCAGGGCATCACCACCCCGCCGGGCGACGCGGGTTACAACGTCTCCAAGGCGGGCGTGAAGGTGGCGACCGAGGCGCTGGCGCATGAGCTGCGCAACATCGAGGGCGCCAAGGTCACGGCGCATCTGCTGATCCCGGGCTTCGTCTGGTCCTATCTGACCAAGGGCGACCGCACCGAGAAGCCGGCTGCCGCCTGGACGCCGGAACAGACGGTCGACTTCATGATCGCCTCGCTCGATCGCGGCGATTTCTACATCCTCTGCCCCGACAATGACGTGGACCGCGCCACTGACGAGAAGCGCATCCTCTGGGCCGCCGGCGACATCGTCGAAAACCGCCCGCCCTTGTCGCGCTGGCACAAGGATTTCGGCGACAAGTTCAAGGCGTTTCTGAAGGGGTGA
- a CDS encoding TM2 domain-containing protein has product MPLTTEQQMLIEMRVANESPSTATAYLLWLFLWFVSAHRFYLGRPGTAVLQILSYFIAIGFIWLLIDAFLIPGMIRQRQNEIRQRMMAGMF; this is encoded by the coding sequence ATGCCGCTGACGACCGAACAACAAATGCTGATCGAGATGCGCGTGGCCAATGAGAGCCCGAGCACGGCTACCGCCTATCTGCTCTGGCTGTTTCTCTGGTTCGTCTCGGCTCACCGCTTCTATCTGGGCCGGCCGGGAACCGCCGTGCTGCAGATCCTCAGCTATTTCATCGCCATCGGCTTCATCTGGCTCCTGATCGATGCCTTCCTGATCCCCGGCATGATCCGCCAGCGCCAGAACGAGATCCGCCAGCGGATGATGGCCGGGATGTTCTGA
- the modA gene encoding molybdate ABC transporter substrate-binding protein, with protein MSIHRFRRGLVLLGSLAFLVAPFAATMAQAADVTVFAAASLKNALDGAAAVYKAKTGKELAISYASSSNLAKQIEAGAPADIFFSADLDWMDYLAKKDLIDPASRVTRLGNTLVLVAPKDSTATLTIAKDFPLAEALGADGKLAMGSIDSVPAGKYGKAALTALGVWDSVAPNVAQADNVRSALAFVAKGEAPFGIVYGTDAKAEPNVKVVGIFPETSHPSIVYPVARVAASTSPDAKAFLEWLNSAEARPSFEAQGFTWLEGRG; from the coding sequence ATGTCGATCCATCGCTTCCGCCGCGGACTTGTCCTTCTTGGCAGCCTTGCCTTTCTTGTCGCCCCGTTCGCCGCCACGATGGCGCAGGCGGCCGACGTCACCGTCTTCGCCGCCGCCAGCCTGAAGAATGCGCTCGACGGCGCGGCGGCCGTCTACAAGGCCAAGACCGGCAAGGAATTGGCGATCAGCTATGCGAGTTCGTCCAACCTCGCCAAGCAGATCGAAGCGGGGGCGCCGGCCGACATCTTCTTCTCCGCCGATCTCGACTGGATGGACTATCTGGCGAAGAAGGATCTGATCGACCCGGCGTCGCGCGTGACGCGGCTCGGCAACACGCTGGTTCTGGTCGCGCCCAAGGATTCGACCGCCACGCTGACGATCGCCAAGGATTTCCCGCTCGCCGAAGCGCTGGGTGCAGATGGCAAGCTCGCCATGGGCTCGATCGATTCGGTGCCGGCCGGCAAATATGGCAAGGCGGCGCTGACGGCGCTGGGCGTCTGGGATTCGGTCGCGCCGAACGTCGCCCAGGCCGACAATGTCCGCAGCGCGCTCGCTTTCGTCGCCAAGGGCGAGGCGCCGTTCGGCATCGTCTATGGCACCGACGCCAAGGCCGAGCCGAACGTCAAGGTGGTGGGCATTTTCCCCGAGACGAGCCATCCCTCGATCGTCTACCCGGTCGCCCGGGTCGCGGCTTCCACAAGCCCGGACGCCAAGGCGTTCCTGGAATGGCTGAATTCGGCGGAAGCCCGCCCGAGCTTCGAGGCGCAGGGTTTTACCTGGCTCGAGGGCCGCGGCTAG
- the mmsA gene encoding multiple monosaccharide ABC transporter ATP-binding protein: MPSYILEMRDITKTFPGVKALSNVNLKVEEGEIHAICGENGAGKSTLMKVLSGVYPSGDYEGQIIYRGQECHFRGIHDSEEKGIVIIHQELALVPMLSIAENIFLGNEHAKFGVIDWGANEKRTRALLKKVGLSEDPKTLITNIGTGKQQLVEIAKALSKEVELLILDEPTASLSEKDSQALLDLLLEFKREGITSIIISHKLNEINRVADHVTVIRDGRTIETLDRSEISEDRIITSMVGRSLEDRYPPRDPKIGEVFFEVKNWSVYHPLHADRQVIKNINLNVRKGEVVGIAGLMGAGRTEFAMSLFGRSYGRKITGEVELHGKPVDVSTVGKAVKQGLAYVTEDRKVFGLNLIEDIKNNITIANLKGVSTNGVINDLRELDVANEYRSKTNIRSPSVYQKTGNLSGGNQQKVVLSKWLFANPEVLILDEPTRGIDVGAKYEIYTIIARLAAEGRAIIVISSEMPELLGISDRIYVMNEGAIVGEMPASEASQEKIMRAIVRGEGKAA, encoded by the coding sequence ATGCCTTCCTATATTCTCGAGATGCGCGACATCACCAAGACCTTCCCAGGGGTCAAGGCGCTCTCCAACGTCAATCTCAAGGTCGAGGAAGGCGAAATCCACGCCATCTGCGGCGAGAACGGGGCCGGCAAGTCGACCCTGATGAAAGTGTTGTCGGGTGTCTATCCGTCCGGCGACTATGAAGGCCAGATCATCTATCGCGGCCAGGAATGCCACTTCAGGGGCATTCACGACAGCGAGGAAAAGGGCATCGTCATCATCCACCAGGAACTGGCCCTGGTCCCGATGCTGTCGATCGCCGAAAACATCTTTCTCGGCAACGAGCATGCGAAGTTCGGCGTGATCGACTGGGGCGCGAACGAGAAGCGCACCCGCGCCCTGCTGAAGAAGGTCGGTCTCAGCGAAGATCCGAAGACCCTGATCACCAACATCGGCACCGGCAAGCAGCAATTGGTGGAGATCGCCAAGGCGCTGAGCAAGGAAGTCGAGCTGCTGATCCTGGACGAGCCGACGGCAAGTCTTTCCGAGAAGGACAGCCAGGCGCTGCTCGATCTGCTGCTGGAATTCAAGCGCGAGGGCATCACCTCGATCATCATTTCGCACAAGCTGAACGAGATCAACCGCGTCGCCGACCACGTCACGGTCATTCGCGACGGGCGCACGATCGAGACGCTGGACCGCAGCGAGATCAGCGAGGACCGGATCATCACCTCCATGGTGGGCCGCTCGCTCGAGGACCGCTATCCGCCGCGCGATCCCAAGATCGGCGAAGTCTTCTTCGAGGTGAAGAACTGGTCGGTCTACCATCCGCTGCATGCGGACCGGCAGGTGATCAAGAACATCAACCTGAATGTCCGCAAAGGCGAGGTCGTCGGCATCGCCGGCCTTATGGGCGCCGGGCGGACCGAATTCGCCATGAGCCTGTTCGGTCGCAGCTATGGCCGCAAGATCACCGGCGAGGTCGAACTGCACGGCAAGCCGGTCGATGTCTCGACGGTGGGCAAGGCGGTCAAGCAGGGCCTCGCCTATGTCACCGAGGACCGCAAGGTGTTCGGCCTCAACCTGATCGAAGACATCAAGAACAACATCACCATCGCCAATCTGAAGGGCGTGTCGACCAACGGCGTCATCAACGACCTCAGGGAACTCGACGTCGCCAACGAATATCGCAGCAAGACCAACATCCGCTCGCCCAGCGTCTATCAGAAGACCGGCAATCTCTCGGGTGGCAACCAGCAGAAGGTGGTGCTGAGCAAGTGGCTCTTCGCCAATCCCGAAGTGCTGATCCTCGACGAGCCGACGCGCGGCATCGACGTCGGCGCCAAGTATGAGATCTACACGATCATTGCGCGGTTGGCGGCCGAGGGTCGGGCGATCATCGTCATCTCATCCGAAATGCCCGAGCTCCTTGGCATCTCCGACCGTATCTACGTCATGAACGAGGGTGCGATCGTCGGCGAGATGCCGGCGAGCGAGGCGAGCCAGGAAAAGATCATGCGCGCCATCGTGCGCGGAGAAGGAAAAGCAGCATGA
- a CDS encoding phytochelatin synthase family protein: MIALALRVALLLLLVSAGQARAETLPLPANLVGAATESGEALLIESEAREAYFPLVQNFVTQKTQSFCGVASMVMVLNAAGVPAPDVPEYRPYRTFTQDNLLDAKTDAVVRRSTILMQGMTLDQLGGVLATQPLTVAVTHAGDSSLDAFRSAAREHLATPGQFVIVNYLRKSIRQELGGHISPLAAYDADSDRFLILDVARYKYPPVWVTAADLFSAMNTPDADNGNRTRGYVLVSKPPPP, from the coding sequence ATGATCGCCTTGGCTCTGCGCGTCGCGCTTCTTCTGCTCCTGGTCTCGGCCGGACAGGCCCGTGCCGAGACTTTGCCATTGCCGGCAAACCTGGTCGGCGCGGCGACCGAGAGCGGCGAAGCCCTCCTGATCGAGTCCGAAGCGCGCGAAGCCTATTTTCCGCTCGTCCAGAATTTCGTCACCCAGAAGACCCAGTCCTTCTGCGGCGTCGCCTCGATGGTGATGGTGCTGAACGCAGCCGGGGTACCGGCCCCCGACGTTCCGGAATACCGCCCCTACCGGACCTTCACGCAGGACAACCTGCTCGACGCGAAGACCGACGCCGTCGTCCGGCGCAGCACTATCCTGATGCAGGGCATGACGCTCGATCAGTTGGGCGGTGTGCTGGCGACGCAGCCGCTCACCGTCGCGGTGACACATGCCGGGGACAGCAGCCTCGACGCGTTCCGGAGCGCGGCGCGCGAGCATCTGGCAACGCCCGGCCAGTTCGTCATCGTCAACTACCTGCGCAAGTCGATTCGGCAGGAACTCGGCGGCCACATCTCGCCGCTGGCCGCCTATGATGCCGACAGCGACCGCTTTCTGATTCTCGACGTCGCCCGGTACAAATATCCGCCCGTCTGGGTCACCGCCGCCGACCTCTTTTCAGCGATGAACACGCCCGACGCCGACAATGGCAACCGGACGCGGGGCTACGTGCTGGTATCGAAACCACCCCCGCCCTGA
- the modB gene encoding molybdate ABC transporter permease subunit — protein sequence MNGFLSPEEWTAIGLSLKVSSVATLVSLPVGIAMAMLLARGRFFGRTLLDGLVHLPLVMPPVVTGYLLLLAFGRKGPLGAFFEHTFGLVFAFRWTGAALACGVMGFPLMVRAIRLSIESIDRRLEQAASTLGAGRALVFLTVTLPLALPGILAGVVLSFARALGEFGATITFVSNIPGQTQTMPSAIYALIQTPDGDAAALRLTAISIAISLAALVLSEFLARRMARGGVA from the coding sequence ATGAACGGCTTTCTCTCCCCCGAAGAATGGACCGCCATCGGCCTCAGCCTGAAGGTGTCGTCCGTGGCGACGCTGGTCAGCCTGCCGGTCGGCATCGCCATGGCGATGCTGCTGGCGCGCGGGCGCTTCTTCGGCCGGACCTTGCTGGACGGCCTCGTCCATCTGCCGCTGGTGATGCCGCCTGTTGTCACCGGCTACCTGCTGCTGCTCGCCTTCGGCCGCAAGGGTCCGCTCGGTGCGTTCTTCGAGCACACCTTCGGTCTCGTCTTCGCCTTCCGCTGGACCGGCGCCGCGCTCGCCTGCGGCGTCATGGGCTTTCCGCTGATGGTGCGGGCGATCCGCCTCTCGATCGAGAGCATCGACCGGAGGCTCGAGCAGGCGGCCTCGACGCTCGGCGCGGGCAGGGCGCTCGTCTTTCTTACCGTCACCCTGCCACTGGCGCTGCCGGGAATCCTCGCCGGCGTGGTGCTGTCCTTTGCCCGTGCCCTGGGTGAGTTCGGCGCCACCATCACCTTCGTCTCCAACATTCCCGGCCAGACGCAGACGATGCCTTCTGCCATCTACGCGCTGATCCAGACGCCGGATGGCGACGCCGCGGCGCTGCGGCTGACCGCGATCTCGATCGCCATCTCGCTGGCCGCGCTCGTCCTGTCCGAGTTCCTCGCCCGCCGCATGGCGCGGGGAGGCGTGGCATGA
- a CDS encoding glutathione S-transferase family protein — MVAEYTLYSMQFSGNCYKPRLAMHELDIPFRIVDFVKGSGQTTSPEFLALNPNAQVPLLILPDGRPLAESNAMLLHLAEGSALIPADAYDRAICYQWVFFEQYSHEPVIAVARNWLHYIPGGRETMAHRIDEWQEKGNRVLGIMEAFLAKHDFFGGPAFSVADIALYGYTHVAEEADYDLGRYPAIRAWLARVAARPRHVGIDWRP, encoded by the coding sequence ATGGTCGCCGAATACACGCTCTATTCGATGCAGTTCTCGGGCAATTGCTACAAGCCGCGCCTTGCCATGCACGAACTCGACATTCCGTTCCGCATCGTCGACTTCGTGAAGGGCAGCGGGCAGACCACGAGCCCGGAATTCCTGGCGCTCAATCCGAACGCCCAGGTGCCGCTGCTGATCCTGCCGGATGGACGGCCGCTGGCCGAATCGAACGCCATGCTGCTGCATCTGGCCGAGGGCAGCGCGCTGATCCCGGCCGACGCCTATGATCGCGCCATCTGCTACCAGTGGGTGTTCTTCGAGCAGTACAGCCACGAGCCGGTGATCGCCGTGGCGCGCAACTGGCTGCACTACATCCCCGGCGGTCGCGAGACCATGGCGCACCGGATCGACGAATGGCAGGAGAAGGGCAACCGCGTCCTCGGCATCATGGAGGCGTTCCTGGCGAAGCATGACTTCTTCGGCGGTCCGGCCTTCTCGGTCGCGGACATCGCGCTCTATGGCTACACCCATGTCGCCGAGGAAGCCGACTACGATCTCGGCCGCTATCCGGCAATCCGCGCCTGGCTTGCCCGCGTCGCGGCGCGGCCTCGGCATGTCGGAATCGACTGGCGGCCGTAG
- the mmsB gene encoding multiple monosaccharide ABC transporter permease, whose amino-acid sequence MSTDTAPNPQTGVATDIPAGTRVPVSSFVSNLREYGLILALIAIMVFFQLTTGTLFKPVNLSNLVQQNSFIIVMALGMLLVIVSGHIDLSVGSVAGFIGALAAMMMVIWPLGGFFANPLVVAILCLIVGGAIGAAQGYWIAYHRIPSFIVTLAGMLVFRGLCQGLLGGGSSVGPLPDSFKALSSGFLPEVLGTWVLIPPTVNAAGKTVFGSGVTLNLTTLLLGVIAVLAYAISGLRARRTRERHGYEAEPFVLFVVKTIVVSALALFFVYQFAVYRGFPIVLVVMGILVAFFVFITRHTTIGRRVYAMGGNIKAAQLSGIKTERLTLLVFINMGVLSALGGLIIAARLGQAVPAAGLGSELDVIAAVFIGGASAMGGVGQVISTVVGGFIMGVMNNGMSIMGVNVDWQQVVKGLVLLGAVVFDVYNKNKG is encoded by the coding sequence ATGAGCACCGATACCGCTCCAAACCCGCAGACCGGCGTCGCCACGGATATCCCGGCCGGCACCCGCGTCCCCGTTTCGTCGTTCGTCTCGAACCTGCGCGAATACGGGCTGATCCTGGCGCTGATCGCCATCATGGTGTTCTTCCAACTGACGACCGGCACGCTGTTCAAGCCGGTCAATCTCAGCAATCTCGTGCAGCAGAACAGCTTCATCATCGTGATGGCGCTCGGCATGCTGCTCGTCATCGTCTCCGGCCATATCGATCTCTCCGTCGGTTCGGTCGCGGGCTTCATCGGCGCGCTGGCCGCGATGATGATGGTGATCTGGCCGCTGGGCGGCTTCTTCGCCAATCCGCTCGTCGTCGCCATCCTCTGCCTTATCGTCGGCGGCGCGATCGGCGCGGCGCAGGGCTACTGGATCGCCTATCACCGCATACCGAGCTTCATCGTCACGCTCGCCGGCATGCTGGTATTCCGCGGCCTTTGCCAGGGACTACTGGGCGGCGGCTCGTCGGTCGGCCCGTTGCCGGATTCGTTCAAGGCCCTGAGCTCGGGCTTCCTGCCGGAAGTGCTCGGCACCTGGGTGCTGATCCCTCCGACGGTCAATGCCGCCGGCAAGACGGTTTTTGGCAGCGGCGTCACGCTCAACCTGACCACGCTCCTGCTCGGCGTGATCGCCGTGCTGGCCTATGCCATTTCGGGCCTGCGCGCCCGCCGGACGCGCGAGCGTCATGGCTATGAGGCCGAGCCTTTCGTCCTGTTCGTCGTCAAGACGATCGTCGTCTCGGCGCTGGCGCTGTTCTTCGTCTACCAGTTCGCCGTCTATCGCGGCTTCCCGATCGTCCTGGTTGTCATGGGCATCCTCGTCGCGTTCTTCGTCTTCATCACGCGGCACACCACGATCGGTCGCCGCGTCTATGCGATGGGCGGCAACATCAAGGCGGCGCAGCTTTCGGGCATCAAGACCGAACGCCTGACGCTGCTCGTCTTCATCAACATGGGCGTGCTGTCGGCACTCGGCGGCCTGATCATCGCGGCCCGCCTCGGCCAGGCCGTGCCGGCCGCGGGTCTTGGCAGCGAGCTCGACGTCATCGCGGCGGTGTTCATCGGCGGCGCGTCCGCCATGGGCGGCGTCGGCCAGGTGATCAGCACCGTCGTCGGCGGCTTCATCATGGGCGTCATGAACAACGGCATGTCGATCATGGGCGTGAACGTCGACTGGCAGCAGGTGGTCAAGGGCCTCGTCCTGCTCGGCGCCGTGGTGTTCGACGTCTACAACAAGAACAAGGGCTGA
- the chvE gene encoding multiple monosaccharide ABC transporter substrate-binding protein → MKLFKSALAAVTVSMLALAPAAHAEDKGLIGVLMPTKTSQRWINDGDAVKSQLEAKGYTVDLQYAQDDIPNQLSQLENEITKGPKALIIASIDGTTLSDALQKAADAGVVVVAYDRLIKKTPNVDYYTTFDNFGVGVIQATSLVKGLKERFPDTKPWNVELFGGSPDDNNAFFFYDGAMSVLQPLIDDGSIKIVSGQVGMDKVGTLRWLAATAQARMDNLLSANYSDGKRVDGILSPYDGLSRGIIASLRGVGYGTAEQPWPIVTGQDAETASVKAIIAGEQYSTVFKDTRDLAKSTVELVDTVLSGGKPENLDTKTYNNDVKVVPSILLTPHEVDKTNYEKLVVESGYIKADELK, encoded by the coding sequence ATGAAGTTGTTCAAGTCCGCGCTCGCGGCAGTTACCGTCAGCATGCTGGCGCTCGCACCGGCAGCGCATGCAGAAGACAAGGGCCTGATCGGCGTCCTGATGCCGACGAAGACGTCGCAGCGCTGGATCAACGATGGCGACGCCGTCAAGTCCCAGCTCGAGGCCAAGGGCTACACGGTCGACCTGCAGTACGCTCAGGACGATATCCCGAACCAGCTCAGCCAGCTCGAGAACGAGATCACCAAGGGCCCGAAGGCCCTGATCATCGCCTCGATCGACGGCACGACGCTGTCGGACGCGCTGCAGAAGGCTGCCGACGCCGGTGTCGTCGTCGTCGCTTATGACCGCCTGATCAAGAAGACCCCGAACGTCGATTACTACACGACCTTCGACAATTTCGGCGTCGGCGTCATCCAGGCGACCTCGCTGGTCAAGGGCCTCAAGGAACGCTTCCCCGACACCAAGCCGTGGAACGTCGAGCTGTTCGGCGGTTCGCCGGACGACAACAACGCCTTCTTCTTCTATGACGGCGCCATGTCGGTCCTGCAGCCGCTGATCGATGACGGCTCCATCAAGATCGTCTCCGGCCAGGTCGGCATGGACAAGGTCGGCACGCTCCGTTGGCTCGCCGCCACCGCCCAGGCCCGCATGGACAACCTGCTGTCGGCCAACTACTCGGACGGCAAGCGCGTCGACGGCATCCTGTCGCCGTATGACGGCCTGTCGCGCGGCATCATCGCTTCGCTGCGTGGCGTCGGCTACGGCACCGCCGAGCAGCCCTGGCCGATCGTGACCGGCCAAGACGCCGAGACCGCTTCGGTCAAGGCGATCATCGCCGGCGAGCAGTACTCGACCGTGTTCAAGGACACCCGCGACCTCGCCAAGTCGACCGTCGAGCTCGTCGACACGGTCCTCTCGGGCGGCAAGCCGGAAAACCTCGACACCAAGACGTACAACAACGACGTCAAGGTCGTCCCCTCGATCCTGCTGACCCCGCATGAGGTCGACAAGACCAACTACGAGAAGCTCGTGGTTGAGTCGGGCTACATCAAGGCCGACGAACTCAAGTAA